In Spirochaetota bacterium, a single genomic region encodes these proteins:
- a CDS encoding fatty acyl-CoA synthetase: MANLYCRDTIADMVRRAASRFGNKLAIAFRDTNLTFKQLEEECCRFGHLMQQYGIEKGDRVAIIAFNSHYYPISFVGLSKIGAIQVPINYMLNGDEMAYIINHSKSKMVIVEDNLYNVIAPAIHKCTGVENWLFIPLEGTNIPEGFDNLIEMMKDMSTNDIITTVEPEDIAQIPYTSGTESKPKGAMLSHRALMSQYFSCIIEGEYKSYDISLHALPLFHCAQLHCFLMPFLYVGATNIILHKADPVAMMQLIEKYNITHMFAPPTVWIGIINHPEFKKYNLSSLKKAAYGASIMPVEVLKRLTEIFPGLRLWNYYGQTEMGPVATILKPEDQLTKPGSAGKPVLNVETALMDDDGNFVPVGEVGEIVHRSGHVMTGYLDDPEKTAEAFAFDWFHSGDLGKFDEDGYLYVVDRKKDMIKTGGENVASREVEEVLYQHPAIAEVAVFGLPDPKWIEMVCAAVVLKKDMQATEEEIIAFAKQRLAGFKTPKKIFIMNALPKNPSGKILKRELRQTLAVETK, from the coding sequence ATGGCTAACCTTTATTGCAGAGATACTATAGCTGATATGGTGCGCCGCGCTGCTTCACGATTTGGCAACAAGCTTGCTATTGCATTCAGAGACACTAATTTAACATTCAAACAATTGGAAGAAGAATGTTGCCGTTTTGGCCACCTTATGCAGCAATATGGCATTGAAAAAGGCGACCGCGTTGCCATCATAGCTTTCAATTCACATTACTATCCTATTAGTTTTGTGGGGCTTTCCAAGATTGGAGCAATTCAAGTGCCAATCAATTATATGCTTAACGGCGATGAAATGGCATACATAATAAATCACTCAAAATCGAAAATGGTTATCGTTGAGGACAATCTATATAACGTAATAGCACCAGCTATTCATAAATGTACAGGCGTTGAAAATTGGCTCTTTATACCACTTGAAGGTACAAACATCCCAGAAGGTTTTGATAACTTGATTGAAATGATGAAGGATATGTCAACTAATGATATTATCACAACTGTAGAACCGGAGGATATTGCACAGATTCCTTACACCAGTGGGACCGAATCAAAGCCAAAAGGTGCAATGCTATCGCACAGAGCTTTAATGTCGCAGTATTTCAGCTGCATTATTGAAGGTGAATATAAATCCTATGACATTAGCCTGCATGCTCTTCCGCTTTTCCACTGTGCACAACTGCATTGTTTTCTTATGCCATTTTTGTATGTTGGCGCAACAAATATAATTTTACACAAAGCAGACCCCGTTGCCATGATGCAGCTTATTGAAAAATACAATATAACACACATGTTTGCACCACCTACTGTATGGATTGGAATAATTAATCATCCTGAATTTAAAAAATATAATCTTTCTTCGCTTAAAAAAGCTGCCTATGGTGCAAGCATTATGCCGGTTGAAGTGTTAAAACGCTTAACTGAAATATTCCCGGGATTGCGGTTGTGGAATTACTATGGCCAGACTGAAATGGGTCCTGTTGCTACTATATTAAAACCTGAAGATCAGCTTACAAAACCTGGTTCAGCAGGCAAACCTGTACTCAATGTAGAAACAGCATTGATGGACGATGATGGCAACTTTGTTCCTGTTGGGGAAGTTGGTGAGATAGTTCATAGATCAGGGCACGTTATGACAGGATATTTGGATGACCCGGAAAAAACTGCTGAAGCTTTTGCATTTGATTGGTTCCACAGCGGCGATCTGGGTAAATTTGACGAAGATGGTTATTTGTACGTCGTTGACCGTAAAAAAGACATGATTAAAACTGGCGGCGAAAACGTTGCATCACGTGAAGTTGAGGAAGTATTATACCAGCATCCAGCTATTGCTGAGGTTGCTGTGTTTGGCCTTCCTGATCCAAAATGGATTGAGATGGTTTGTGCTGCAGTAGTATTGAAAAAAGATATGCAAGCAACTGAAGAAGAGATAATTGCATTTGCAAAGCAACGACTTGCAGGGTTCAAAACCCCAAAGAAAATATTTATTATGAATGCATTGCCAAAAAATCCCTCAGGCAAAATATTAAAACGCGAATTACGTCAGACTCTGGCTGTTGAAAC